One genomic region from Arthrobacter sp. FB24 encodes:
- the istB gene encoding IS21-like element helper ATPase IstB, with amino-acid sequence MRPTAPATTITPTLRRRRGLTEQAAVAAVDQACRRLRLPTIRAVLDEALTVAGKEQLTYQGFLAELLLAECDDRDRRSSIRRVKAANFPRDKWLGDFDFDANPNINPATIHTLATGEWIRKGSPLCLIGDSGTGKSHLLIGLGTAAAEKGYRVKFILATRLVNELVEAADERVLAKTIARYGRVDLLCIDELGYMELDRRGAELLFQVLTEREEKNSIAIASNESFSGWTKTFTDPRLCAAIVDRLTFNGTIIETGTDSYRLAHSIAQQAAR; translated from the coding sequence ATGAGGCCCACCGCACCGGCCACCACCATCACACCGACCCTGCGCCGGCGGCGCGGTCTCACCGAGCAGGCCGCCGTCGCGGCCGTGGACCAAGCCTGCCGCCGGCTACGCCTGCCAACCATCCGTGCTGTCTTGGACGAAGCCCTCACCGTCGCAGGCAAGGAACAACTGACCTATCAGGGCTTTCTAGCCGAACTGCTGCTGGCGGAATGTGATGACCGGGACCGGCGCTCCTCGATCCGCCGGGTCAAAGCAGCGAACTTTCCCCGGGACAAATGGCTCGGGGATTTCGATTTCGACGCGAACCCGAACATCAACCCCGCCACTATCCACACCCTTGCTACCGGGGAATGGATCCGCAAAGGATCGCCGCTGTGCCTGATCGGGGATTCCGGGACGGGAAAATCCCACTTGCTGATCGGTCTCGGCACCGCCGCGGCGGAGAAGGGCTACCGGGTGAAATTCATCCTGGCGACCCGGCTGGTGAACGAACTCGTCGAAGCCGCGGATGAGAGAGTCCTGGCCAAGACCATCGCCCGCTATGGCCGGGTGGATCTGCTCTGCATTGATGAACTTGGCTACATGGAACTGGACCGCCGTGGCGCAGAACTCCTCTTCCAGGTCCTTACCGAACGGGAGGAGAAGAATTCCATCGCCATAGCCTCCAACGAATCCTTCTCCGGCTGGACCAAGACCTTTACCGACCCACGCCTCTGCGCCGCGATCGTGGACAGGCTGACCTTCAACGGCACCATCATCGAAACCGGAACCGATTCATATCGCCTCGCCCACAGCATCGCCCAGCAGGCCGCTAGGTAA
- a CDS encoding recombinase family protein, producing MTALLVGYARVSTEQQDLTAQRDALSAMGITADRIYVDHGLTGTDRNRPGLREAMAACRDGDTFVVTKLDRLARSVRDAHEIVDELAQRNVKLSIGGSVHDPTDPIGKLLFNVLAMVAEFESDLIRARTREGMKIAKAKGRLKGKKPKLSPAQEAHLVKLHDAGEHTTGELAELFSVARSTVYRAVQRARHKSGPAR from the coding sequence ATGACCGCTTTGCTGGTCGGCTACGCGCGGGTGTCCACGGAGCAGCAGGACCTAACGGCGCAGCGCGACGCATTGTCAGCTATGGGGATCACCGCGGACCGGATCTACGTAGATCACGGGCTGACGGGCACTGACCGGAACCGTCCGGGCCTCAGGGAAGCGATGGCGGCCTGCCGGGACGGTGACACGTTCGTGGTCACCAAGCTGGACCGCCTCGCCAGGTCCGTTCGGGATGCCCACGAAATCGTCGACGAGCTCGCCCAGCGGAATGTGAAACTCAGCATCGGCGGATCGGTGCACGACCCCACGGACCCCATCGGAAAGCTGCTATTCAACGTCCTGGCCATGGTGGCCGAATTCGAGAGCGACCTGATCCGGGCCCGTACCCGCGAGGGCATGAAAATCGCCAAGGCCAAAGGCCGCCTGAAGGGCAAAAAACCCAAGCTGTCTCCGGCCCAGGAAGCCCACCTCGTCAAATTGCACGATGCCGGCGAGCACACCACCGGGGAACTCGCAGAACTCTTTTCAGTGGCCAGGTCCACGGTGTACCGGGCGGTGCAACGCGCCCGCCACAAGTCAGGACCTGCCCGCTAA
- a CDS encoding cold-shock protein gives MATGTVKWFNAEKGFGFIAPDDGSADVFAHYSAIATSGYRSLDENQKVEFDVTQGPKGPQAENIRPL, from the coding sequence ATGGCAACAGGCACAGTTAAATGGTTCAACGCCGAAAAGGGTTTTGGCTTCATTGCCCCCGATGACGGATCAGCTGACGTTTTCGCCCACTACTCGGCGATCGCTACCAGCGGTTACCGTTCACTGGACGAGAACCAGAAGGTCGAATTCGATGTGACCCAGGGTCCGAAGGGCCCTCAGGCAGAGAACATCCGCCCTCTCTAA
- a CDS encoding alpha/beta fold hydrolase, with protein sequence MASPEYEEYPSADGVMDDATLKDAEIRDWNWAVLPKGSVSTRFAAPSGSLAMVAMGKPQNPRVVLVPGATGSKEDFAVMMPELAEAGFYVLSYDLAGQYESAGAGPENLVPPRRHYDYELFVNDFVAVLESGGVPAHVVGYSFAAIVAQIAYSKRPELFRSFTLLSCPPLTGQCFRGISRFGRFTGLANGRVGAALMIWGIRRNVNKVSPNRLRFVRNRFRFTRRQSVRDIYGLMKNVPDLREHLAAATVPKFVAVGEHDLWPLHLHRQFAQSIGARISVYRGGHSPSETSPHQFGRDLLAMYAEGG encoded by the coding sequence ATGGCGTCCCCCGAGTACGAGGAATACCCTTCCGCGGACGGGGTGATGGATGATGCGACGCTGAAGGATGCGGAGATCCGCGACTGGAACTGGGCCGTCCTTCCCAAAGGCTCGGTGAGCACTCGTTTTGCGGCGCCGAGCGGGAGTCTTGCGATGGTGGCCATGGGCAAGCCGCAGAACCCGCGGGTGGTGCTGGTTCCCGGTGCCACGGGCTCCAAAGAGGACTTCGCCGTGATGATGCCGGAGCTTGCCGAAGCCGGGTTCTATGTGCTGAGTTACGACCTTGCCGGCCAGTACGAATCGGCAGGCGCGGGGCCGGAGAACCTCGTCCCGCCCCGCAGGCATTATGACTACGAGCTCTTCGTGAACGACTTCGTCGCCGTCCTCGAGTCGGGCGGTGTCCCTGCCCATGTGGTGGGGTACTCCTTTGCCGCGATCGTGGCGCAGATTGCCTATTCAAAGCGCCCGGAGCTGTTTCGCAGCTTCACCCTTCTAAGCTGCCCGCCCCTGACGGGGCAGTGCTTCCGGGGGATCAGCCGGTTCGGGCGGTTCACCGGCTTGGCCAATGGCCGGGTGGGCGCTGCGCTGATGATCTGGGGCATCCGCCGGAACGTCAACAAGGTCTCCCCCAACCGGCTGCGGTTTGTCCGGAACCGGTTCCGGTTTACGCGGCGCCAGTCCGTGCGGGACATCTACGGGCTGATGAAGAATGTCCCGGACCTGCGGGAGCACCTCGCCGCCGCAACCGTGCCGAAATTCGTGGCGGTGGGCGAGCACGATTTGTGGCCGTTGCACTTGCACCGCCAGTTCGCGCAGTCCATCGGAGCCCGGATTTCGGTGTACCGCGGGGGGCACAGCCCGTCCGAAACGTCACCGCATCAGTTCGGCCGGGACCTGCTTGCCATGTACGCCGAGGGCGGCTGA